Proteins encoded within one genomic window of Rubritalea squalenifaciens DSM 18772:
- the cysK gene encoding cysteine synthase A, which translates to MSKLANNMVETVGNTPLIKLNKLTEGLEAEVYVKAEFFNPLFSVKDRIGKSMIEAAEREGKLKPGGTIIEPTSGNTGIALAFVARAKGYRCILTMPESMSIERRVLLRMLGAEIVLTPAAKGMGGAIAKAKQLLEENPDAFGPQQFDNPANPQAHRETTAEEIWEATEGGIDAFVAGVGTGGTITGVSEVIKQRKAIKTFAVEPTNSPVISGGQPGPHKIQGIGAGFIPNNLNVDIIDEVIQVTNEDAFETAQQLAQLEGIPAGISTGANVWSAIQVAKRPEFAGKKIVTVGCSSTERYLSTPLADKVREEVAQLPVSDVE; encoded by the coding sequence ATGAGTAAACTTGCAAACAACATGGTAGAAACAGTGGGTAACACTCCACTGATTAAACTGAACAAGCTCACTGAAGGCCTTGAAGCTGAGGTCTACGTGAAGGCTGAGTTCTTCAACCCACTCTTCAGCGTTAAAGACCGTATCGGTAAGTCAATGATCGAGGCTGCAGAGCGCGAAGGTAAGCTCAAGCCAGGCGGCACAATCATCGAGCCAACTTCTGGTAACACCGGTATCGCTCTTGCTTTCGTAGCCCGTGCTAAAGGTTACCGCTGTATCCTGACCATGCCTGAGAGCATGTCTATCGAGCGTCGAGTTCTTCTCCGCATGCTTGGTGCTGAGATCGTACTTACTCCAGCAGCCAAAGGCATGGGTGGTGCGATTGCTAAGGCTAAGCAGCTTCTTGAAGAAAATCCGGATGCGTTCGGTCCTCAGCAGTTCGACAACCCGGCTAATCCACAAGCTCACCGCGAGACTACAGCGGAGGAGATCTGGGAAGCTACCGAAGGTGGCATTGATGCTTTCGTAGCCGGTGTCGGTACTGGTGGTACGATCACTGGTGTTTCTGAAGTGATCAAGCAGCGCAAGGCTATCAAAACTTTCGCAGTTGAGCCTACAAACAGCCCCGTTATCAGCGGTGGCCAGCCAGGCCCACACAAGATCCAGGGTATCGGTGCTGGCTTCATTCCTAACAACCTCAATGTCGACATCATCGATGAGGTGATTCAGGTGACTAACGAAGACGCTTTCGAAACCGCTCAGCAGCTTGCTCAGCTTGAGGGTATCCCAGCGGGTATCTCCACAGGTGCTAACGTCTGGTCTGCTATTCAGGTTGCTAAGCGTCCTGAGTTTGCCGGTAAGAAGATCGTGACTGTAGGTTGCTCTTCCACTGAGCGTTACCTCTCCACGCCACTTGCTGACAAGGTGCGTGAGGAGGTGGCTCAGCTTCCAGTATCTGACGTCGAGTAA
- the trpD gene encoding anthranilate phosphoribosyltransferase, producing the protein MDAVITHVENGEELSAQEINVVAEFLLDETASSEKKARFLKAFSLKGETAAEISGLVECFLDRALDPGVAGMELDGPTIDVCGTGGDKLDLFNVSTTSMFVIAAGGATVVKHGNRGITSKSGGADVLEALGIKLDIPPAQFRDCLSKAGLGFLFAPMYHPAFKAVGPVRQELAKEGVRTVFNLIGPLLNPARPQCQLVGVFDESMNSIFADILGRLGRDSAWVVNGKTADGLAVDEMSLMGPTRICKSGNFQDSVDEVVTPEDLGLSLAKVEDLQGGDATVNAKILEEILMAKDKGPKRDMVVLNSAAGLACAGLADDLLKGIDLARELIDSGEALNRLRLLQDAAS; encoded by the coding sequence ATGGATGCAGTGATTACGCACGTCGAGAATGGTGAGGAGCTTTCTGCTCAGGAGATCAATGTTGTAGCTGAGTTCTTGCTGGATGAAACTGCCAGCTCGGAAAAGAAGGCTCGCTTCCTGAAGGCCTTTTCCCTGAAGGGGGAGACCGCTGCTGAGATTTCAGGTTTGGTGGAGTGCTTCCTGGACCGTGCGCTGGATCCGGGCGTGGCTGGCATGGAGCTGGATGGTCCGACCATCGATGTCTGCGGGACGGGTGGTGACAAACTGGATCTTTTCAATGTATCCACCACGAGCATGTTTGTGATCGCAGCCGGGGGGGCGACTGTCGTGAAGCACGGTAACCGCGGAATTACCTCGAAGAGTGGTGGTGCTGATGTGCTGGAGGCTCTGGGAATCAAGCTGGATATTCCTCCGGCGCAATTCCGTGATTGTTTAAGTAAGGCAGGTTTGGGCTTCCTCTTTGCTCCTATGTATCACCCTGCATTCAAGGCTGTCGGCCCAGTGCGCCAGGAGTTGGCTAAAGAAGGGGTAAGAACCGTTTTCAACTTGATTGGTCCATTGCTGAATCCTGCCAGACCTCAGTGCCAGCTGGTCGGGGTTTTCGATGAGAGCATGAATAGCATTTTTGCGGACATCCTGGGCAGACTTGGCCGCGATTCGGCTTGGGTCGTGAATGGTAAGACAGCCGATGGCTTGGCTGTGGACGAGATGAGTCTCATGGGGCCAACCCGCATCTGTAAGTCTGGTAATTTCCAGGACAGCGTGGATGAGGTCGTGACCCCAGAAGATCTAGGTCTCTCCCTTGCCAAGGTAGAAGATCTTCAGGGCGGTGATGCGACAGTCAATGCTAAGATCCTTGAGGAAATCCTGATGGCGAAAGACAAGGGCCCGAAGCGAGATATGGTAGTGCTCAATTCTGCTGCAGGTCTAGCCTGCGCAGGTCTCGCAGATGATCTGCTGAAAGGTATTGATCTCGCCAGAGAGTTGATCGACTCCGGCGAGGCTTTGAATCGTCTCAGATTGCTGCAAGACGCTGCCAGCTAG
- a CDS encoding ABC transporter permease codes for MSSENLKIEEGTSLWKDAWIRLKKNKASMISLVVILIMLILCFIIPFFPFVKPPNAINLENVAAGPSVDHIFGTDHLGRDLFSRVLYGGRVSLLVGLVATAVAVFIGLIYGAISGYAGGKVDDLMMRAVDILFALPFLVLVILFSMVVDEPASHFTEWIIEISGLEREVVAPITTLIPLFVAIGAIGWLTIARIVRAQVMSYKKQEFVEAAVSLGLTRSRILFRHILPNVIGPIIVYTTLAVPGIMLLESVLSFLGLGVKPPNSSWGILIKEGADRMEANFWQLTFPAAFFSLTLLALNFLGDGLRDALDPKASKD; via the coding sequence ATGAGCTCCGAGAATTTAAAAATCGAAGAAGGCACCTCGCTCTGGAAAGACGCATGGATCAGGTTGAAAAAAAATAAAGCCTCCATGATTAGCTTGGTCGTTATTCTGATCATGCTGATCCTTTGCTTCATCATTCCATTTTTCCCCTTTGTAAAACCACCAAACGCCATCAATCTGGAAAACGTGGCTGCAGGACCTTCTGTAGATCACATCTTTGGCACAGACCACCTGGGTAGAGATCTCTTTTCTCGTGTCCTTTACGGTGGACGAGTCTCGCTTCTAGTGGGACTTGTGGCCACAGCAGTAGCTGTTTTCATCGGGCTTATCTATGGTGCTATTTCCGGCTATGCTGGCGGCAAAGTTGACGATTTAATGATGCGAGCAGTCGATATCCTTTTCGCACTCCCTTTCCTGGTACTTGTGATCTTGTTCTCAATGGTAGTCGACGAACCTGCTTCCCATTTCACTGAATGGATTATTGAAATTTCTGGACTAGAGCGAGAGGTCGTCGCTCCGATTACAACACTGATTCCTCTCTTTGTGGCTATTGGTGCCATCGGATGGCTGACAATCGCCCGAATCGTTCGCGCCCAAGTCATGTCATATAAAAAACAAGAGTTCGTTGAAGCTGCTGTCTCTCTCGGACTGACTAGGTCTCGTATCCTATTCAGACACATTCTCCCGAATGTCATCGGCCCAATCATTGTCTACACGACTCTTGCCGTCCCAGGCATCATGCTACTTGAGTCAGTACTTTCATTCCTTGGACTTGGCGTGAAACCCCCAAACTCATCATGGGGCATCCTTATTAAGGAAGGCGCCGACCGCATGGAAGCAAACTTCTGGCAACTCACCTTCCCAGCAGCATTTTTCTCCCTCACCCTACTCGCCTTGAACTTCCTTGGGGACGGACTGCGAGATGCTTTGGATCCCAAGGCTTCTAAGGATTGA
- a CDS encoding ABC transporter permease, producing the protein MLKIILTRLVQGIVTLFVLLTITFVLVRLMPGSPFTEERALPPHVEKQMMERFALDKPVPVQYGKYLSNLVLKQDLGVMIKRERTVMDIISQSFPVSLSLGIASIGIAILVGIPIGVISAVKKNTWIDYGSLTLAMLGICLPSFVIGPLLAIIGGLGFKSLNVAGWNSPTDWILPAITLGMVNAAYIARLARGGMLDVLSQDYVRTAHAKGVPLKTIIWKHTLRGGLLPSVSFLGPAFAAMISGSFVIETIFQVPGMGQHFINAANDREYFLIQGLVLFYGFLIVVANLLVDLAQIALNPRLRNA; encoded by the coding sequence ATGCTCAAGATCATATTAACTAGACTTGTACAGGGGATAGTCACTCTATTTGTGCTACTCACCATCACCTTTGTACTCGTGCGCCTCATGCCTGGCAGCCCATTCACAGAGGAAAGAGCTCTCCCCCCCCACGTTGAGAAACAAATGATGGAACGTTTTGCCTTGGATAAACCTGTCCCTGTTCAATATGGCAAATACCTATCCAATCTTGTTTTGAAACAAGATCTGGGAGTCATGATTAAGCGTGAGCGCACGGTCATGGACATCATCTCTCAGTCTTTCCCAGTCTCTCTCTCATTGGGTATCGCATCGATCGGCATCGCCATTCTAGTAGGCATCCCTATTGGGGTCATTTCAGCCGTTAAGAAAAACACCTGGATTGACTATGGCTCTTTGACCTTGGCCATGCTGGGCATCTGCCTCCCCAGCTTTGTTATTGGACCACTTCTGGCCATCATTGGCGGCCTTGGCTTTAAGTCCCTCAATGTAGCTGGCTGGAACTCTCCCACTGACTGGATTCTACCAGCTATCACACTAGGAATGGTAAACGCAGCTTACATTGCACGCCTGGCTCGAGGAGGAATGCTAGACGTACTATCCCAAGACTACGTGCGCACGGCACACGCTAAAGGCGTACCTCTAAAAACCATTATCTGGAAGCATACATTACGCGGCGGCCTCTTACCATCAGTCTCATTCCTTGGCCCAGCCTTTGCAGCCATGATTTCTGGATCCTTTGTTATCGAAACCATCTTTCAAGTACCAGGCATGGGGCAACACTTCATCAATGCAGCAAATGACCGCGAATACTTCCTCATTCAAGGTCTAGTCCTCTTCTACGGTTTCCTCATCGTGGTCGCCAACCTACTGGTGGACCTCGCACAAATCGCTCTCAACCCACGCCTCCGTAACGCCTAA
- a CDS encoding peptide ABC transporter substrate-binding protein: MRFLTSILATGLAFSLLSSCQKETQITTANREDILIMGNGNEPKGLDPHRVSGVTESKILRALFEGLVQDDPVHDKSQLPGAAESWTHNEDKSVWTFNLRKNAKWSDGTPVTSEDFVFAYHRMLRPETASPFVEMLYFLKNAKQYNRSELGFILCGQDPNFPVKWDTLKEIAFQPSEDAENQYAKTGLDNLELKDLESIKANLASFPWPDTISTETQNLILDRLIEYRQAEGVDLWDKAHVGVTALDEYTLKLELRGPTTFLPQLTKHFTWYPVPKHLIMDLGKGDMSAYFTEWTSPENMVSNGPFQLKSWRMNHSVDTERNPHYWDAENVKLDGVRFLPINNLYTEARMFMDEQVHITSGLPSEVIDEIKVKQPELLRQDIYVGCIFYRCNTKRKPLDDVRVREALSLCIDKNTISEKILRGYKPAYAITPPMEGYDPPHVIDYDIEKARKLLADAGYPNGEGFPRIKILIASRETARTMAEAVQASFLENLNINVEIENKEWAAYLTAMHEGDYDIAGGGWIGDYLDPLTFLEMWTEGNANNNTGFADANFEGKLKEAGKIADEEARFTKLQEAERIFLESHAIMPVAWYSRNYLIHPAVKNYTPLLLDNHPYKQIELIPAAK; this comes from the coding sequence ATGCGATTTCTCACATCCATTTTAGCCACAGGACTGGCGTTTTCTCTGCTCTCGAGCTGCCAAAAGGAGACTCAAATCACTACAGCTAACAGAGAAGACATCCTCATCATGGGTAACGGAAACGAACCTAAAGGTTTGGATCCACACCGTGTTTCCGGAGTCACCGAAAGTAAAATACTCAGAGCGTTGTTTGAAGGCCTCGTCCAGGATGACCCAGTACACGACAAATCTCAGCTTCCCGGTGCAGCTGAGAGCTGGACTCACAATGAGGACAAGTCTGTCTGGACTTTCAATCTACGCAAGAATGCAAAATGGTCCGATGGAACCCCTGTAACTTCCGAAGATTTTGTATTTGCCTACCATCGCATGCTCCGTCCAGAGACGGCTTCCCCATTCGTCGAGATGCTGTACTTCCTCAAGAATGCCAAACAATACAATCGATCTGAGCTCGGCTTCATCCTTTGCGGCCAAGATCCGAATTTCCCAGTCAAGTGGGACACCCTCAAAGAGATCGCCTTCCAACCCTCAGAGGATGCAGAGAATCAATACGCAAAGACTGGCCTAGACAACCTCGAACTGAAAGACCTAGAATCTATTAAAGCTAATCTGGCCAGTTTCCCATGGCCCGACACTATCAGCACAGAGACTCAGAACTTAATTCTAGATCGCCTGATTGAATACAGACAAGCGGAGGGTGTTGACCTCTGGGACAAAGCCCATGTCGGCGTAACAGCCCTTGATGAATACACTCTAAAACTAGAGCTACGAGGCCCCACAACTTTCCTACCCCAGCTAACCAAGCATTTCACTTGGTACCCCGTTCCCAAGCATCTCATAATGGACTTGGGCAAGGGCGACATGAGCGCCTACTTCACAGAATGGACATCGCCAGAAAACATGGTGAGCAATGGCCCCTTCCAACTGAAATCATGGAGAATGAACCACTCCGTGGACACCGAGCGCAACCCACACTACTGGGACGCGGAGAATGTAAAGCTCGATGGAGTCCGTTTCCTTCCCATCAATAATCTCTACACTGAAGCTCGCATGTTTATGGACGAGCAAGTCCACATCACCAGCGGACTCCCCTCAGAAGTCATTGATGAGATCAAGGTCAAGCAGCCAGAATTACTCAGACAAGACATCTACGTAGGCTGTATCTTCTACCGTTGTAACACAAAACGTAAACCTCTGGATGACGTTCGAGTCAGAGAAGCTTTATCCCTCTGTATCGACAAAAACACAATTAGTGAAAAGATTCTCCGTGGCTACAAGCCAGCCTATGCCATAACACCTCCGATGGAAGGCTATGACCCACCACATGTAATCGACTACGACATCGAAAAAGCTAGGAAATTGTTGGCCGACGCGGGCTATCCAAATGGAGAAGGCTTCCCTAGAATCAAAATACTCATCGCCTCAAGAGAAACTGCACGTACTATGGCTGAAGCCGTCCAAGCATCTTTCCTAGAGAACTTGAACATCAACGTTGAAATCGAAAATAAAGAGTGGGCCGCTTACTTAACAGCCATGCATGAAGGCGACTACGACATCGCTGGTGGTGGCTGGATTGGAGACTACCTTGACCCTCTCACTTTCCTGGAGATGTGGACGGAAGGCAATGCGAACAACAATACCGGCTTTGCTGATGCGAACTTCGAAGGCAAACTAAAAGAAGCTGGCAAGATCGCCGATGAAGAGGCCAGGTTTACTAAACTTCAAGAAGCTGAACGTATTTTTCTGGAGAGCCATGCAATCATGCCTGTCGCCTGGTACTCTCGTAACTATCTCATCCACCCTGCGGTGAAAAACTACACACCTCTTCTACTGGACAACCATCCATACAAGCAGATCGAACTTATTCCAGCAGCCAAGTAA
- a CDS encoding ABC transporter permease, which translates to MARHCAWWTLFFYMKAYFIRRFLLVIPTLLGITLMVFTVSRFAPGGPYEQALQAAAAGASEGGGKSSGDGKSDTLSEDQKESLEEQFGLDKPLLIGYLQWLGLKPKEDLISKKEYGGESIDDEVDTNSEVRFVLKGSDRLVSAKIIRQDGSAELESFKYLDGDGGDPASDGWEIRIESPQDRKERWSRREKRPANECPKVYDFRAVAYQNRFSGVLQGDFGESNVYGEPVWDLILQRIPIALYFGILSTIIIYGTCIPLGIFKAINHRSIFDNLSSVLIFIGYAIPGYALGAVLVVFLGARMGWFPIFGLVSENFSELSVWDQIKDLAHHTVLPLVCYVISGFAFLTMMMKNNLMDNLSADYVRTAMSKGVTFRKAVIGHAFRNSFIPIATGLGHLVSLFVGGSMLIENVFDIQGFGLLQFQAVSANDTEVIMGTLTISAFLMLIGNILSDFIVALVDPRIKFN; encoded by the coding sequence ATGGCTCGCCACTGTGCTTGGTGGACCTTATTTTTTTATATGAAAGCCTATTTCATAAGACGATTTTTGTTGGTGATTCCTACGTTGCTGGGAATCACATTAATGGTATTCACCGTATCGAGATTCGCTCCTGGAGGACCCTATGAGCAGGCATTACAGGCCGCCGCCGCTGGTGCCAGTGAAGGTGGTGGAAAAAGTTCAGGTGATGGGAAGAGTGATACCCTCTCCGAAGACCAGAAGGAAAGTCTCGAAGAGCAGTTCGGTCTAGATAAGCCTTTGCTCATTGGCTATCTCCAGTGGTTGGGACTGAAGCCCAAAGAGGATTTAATCTCCAAAAAGGAATATGGTGGGGAGTCTATCGATGATGAAGTAGACACTAATAGTGAAGTTCGTTTTGTTCTGAAGGGGAGTGATCGCTTGGTGTCCGCAAAGATTATAAGACAGGACGGCTCTGCTGAACTGGAAAGTTTCAAATATCTTGATGGCGATGGCGGTGACCCCGCTTCCGATGGATGGGAAATCCGCATCGAGAGTCCGCAGGATCGTAAGGAGAGATGGTCTCGACGTGAGAAAAGGCCAGCCAATGAGTGTCCTAAAGTCTATGATTTCAGAGCTGTAGCTTATCAGAACAGATTCTCAGGGGTGCTGCAGGGGGATTTTGGCGAATCTAATGTTTATGGAGAGCCTGTTTGGGATCTTATCCTACAGCGTATTCCCATTGCTTTGTACTTTGGTATATTATCTACAATCATTATTTATGGTACCTGTATTCCTCTGGGTATTTTTAAGGCGATCAACCATCGTTCGATCTTTGATAACCTGAGTTCGGTCTTGATTTTCATCGGTTATGCGATTCCCGGGTATGCCCTAGGTGCTGTACTTGTTGTTTTCCTAGGTGCTCGTATGGGATGGTTTCCAATCTTCGGTCTAGTGAGTGAGAATTTTTCGGAGTTGAGTGTATGGGATCAGATAAAAGATCTCGCTCATCATACAGTGCTACCTCTGGTTTGTTATGTAATTAGTGGTTTTGCTTTCCTGACGATGATGATGAAAAACAACCTGATGGACAATCTCTCAGCGGATTATGTTCGTACTGCGATGTCTAAAGGTGTGACTTTCCGCAAGGCTGTGATTGGTCACGCTTTCAGGAATTCTTTTATTCCTATTGCGACAGGTCTTGGGCATTTGGTCTCTCTTTTTGTAGGTGGTAGCATGTTGATCGAGAATGTTTTCGATATTCAGGGATTTGGTTTGCTCCAATTTCAAGCAGTGTCAGCCAATGACACTGAGGTGATCATGGGAACGCTCACAATCAGTGCATTCCTCATGTTGATAGGTAACATTCTCTCTGACTTCATTGTTGCTCTAGTCGATCCTCGTATCAAATTCAACTAA
- a CDS encoding ABC transporter permease subunit — MRKIAWFLIIISVLSAIAEPLGLKLPTVSWAFNTCYNTDFLMATFGEGESAYKFAWFGYLVSLVGIAVAVFLLIEFPKGKELLPTTKRRIQRFKDNTRGMVSLVIIAVMVFLASLDQLVVGKKALYVSYQGQTYCPAFMRTVLYGKDLGVTGDMAGAEVNYRKLKKRFEEEGSGTVIMPLIPYDPTQDTAKVPAKKLKTNEGKLLDEKGNPLDGRAATLYDDDSERQKLIYEYREGVRQGRVEGRDEKGGRIYEAYYDKGELVEGSQRFSGEGMTMEEYLSSGDNTLYKVFFHAAPPMPSSGHLLGTTGKGSDLAAYLYGGLQVNIRAALIYIPAIYLIGITFGLLMGFFGGWFDLIFQRIIEIFSTIPFLFVVIIFSSLVPSNNRGLMMILLILVAFGWMSMTYLMRTAALREKARDYVAAARVSGASTNRIIFSHILPNTVAILVTLVPFSVSGIIMSLTALDYLGFGLPPEYATWGTLLKEGLNSFSKPWLVTSAFTVLVSTLILVTFVGEAVRDAFDPKKFTTYK; from the coding sequence ATGCGCAAAATAGCTTGGTTTCTGATAATTATCTCTGTCCTGTCGGCCATTGCTGAGCCGTTAGGCTTGAAGCTGCCCACCGTTAGTTGGGCTTTTAATACATGCTATAATACCGACTTTCTGATGGCCACTTTTGGCGAAGGAGAGTCTGCCTATAAGTTCGCATGGTTCGGTTATTTAGTCAGCTTGGTGGGGATAGCTGTTGCAGTGTTCCTCTTGATAGAATTTCCTAAAGGTAAGGAGCTGTTACCGACAACAAAGCGCCGTATACAGCGCTTTAAAGACAATACACGCGGAATGGTGTCTCTGGTAATCATTGCAGTGATGGTCTTCTTGGCTAGCTTGGACCAACTAGTTGTAGGGAAGAAGGCTCTCTATGTTAGTTATCAGGGGCAGACCTATTGCCCGGCTTTCATGAGAACTGTGCTCTATGGTAAAGATCTGGGAGTGACTGGCGATATGGCAGGTGCTGAGGTAAATTATCGTAAGCTTAAGAAGCGTTTTGAAGAAGAGGGCAGCGGCACAGTCATCATGCCTCTAATTCCCTACGACCCAACTCAGGATACCGCGAAGGTGCCTGCTAAAAAGCTAAAGACCAATGAGGGTAAGCTTTTGGACGAGAAGGGCAATCCTCTGGATGGACGTGCGGCAACTCTCTATGACGACGACTCCGAGAGGCAGAAGCTGATCTACGAATACCGTGAAGGTGTGCGTCAGGGACGTGTGGAAGGCCGCGACGAAAAAGGGGGGCGAATCTATGAGGCATACTATGATAAAGGTGAACTCGTAGAAGGGTCTCAGCGATTCAGCGGGGAAGGGATGACTATGGAGGAATATCTGTCTTCTGGAGACAATACGCTCTACAAAGTGTTCTTCCATGCAGCACCGCCTATGCCGAGCAGTGGCCATTTGCTCGGGACAACAGGGAAGGGCAGTGATCTGGCGGCCTATCTTTATGGCGGTTTGCAGGTGAACATCCGGGCTGCTCTCATTTACATACCGGCAATTTACTTAATCGGGATCACCTTTGGCCTATTGATGGGCTTTTTTGGCGGTTGGTTTGATCTGATCTTTCAGCGTATCATTGAGATTTTCTCTACGATACCGTTTCTATTCGTTGTGATCATTTTCAGTAGTTTGGTTCCCTCAAATAACCGTGGACTGATGATGATTTTGCTAATCTTGGTAGCCTTTGGCTGGATGAGTATGACTTATCTAATGCGTACTGCGGCTCTGAGAGAGAAGGCTCGTGACTACGTGGCTGCAGCGCGCGTTTCTGGAGCATCAACAAACAGGATTATTTTCAGCCATATTCTCCCTAACACCGTAGCTATTCTGGTGACACTAGTTCCTTTCAGTGTGTCTGGCATTATTATGTCTCTGACGGCGCTCGATTATCTAGGCTTTGGTTTGCCACCGGAGTACGCGACTTGGGGTACACTGCTCAAAGAGGGGTTGAATAGCTTTTCCAAACCTTGGTTGGTGACATCTGCGTTTACGGTCTTGGTTTCAACGCTTATCCTTGTGACTTTCGTGGGCGAAGCGGTGCGGGATGCCTTTGATCCTAAGAAATTTACAACCTATAAGTAG
- a CDS encoding extracellular solute-binding protein: protein MKFFLAITLFASLVLMSTSCKKEVVVVERESRFEPFVKKYNRHISEWLKEKHKAAKETEAEIREKIAKAETPKQKAKLEKELANHMREVEKYEYRISLGDYFSFKTPGDLPEGLVWENGMDNPVIGDPAAKKGGTFNTWILDYPPSLRAFGPNSNNSFRSELYDNIEIGLVGMHPITGGFIPGVAKEWALGEDGKTVFFKLDPDATYTDGVQVKAKDFMFYLYVRLSDDVSAPFQKQYFKEQFANITVYDESTLSISLPEPKPLLPFFVNITPAPPHFYSEYGPDFAERYNWRVQPTTGAYTVDPKDIKKGRSISLTRVKDWWAKDKKFYKYSYNVDKIFYLKIAEPSKAFELFRLGKLDSYSLGDPNYWYDRMEIPEYFNGYIEKVQFYNVYPRPPWGFHLNVAEKPLDDKNIRIGLSHALNFDKVNTIIYRGDSERLKQFSEGFQEFTDPSIEPREYSVVKAEEAFSKAGYTKRDSEGFLVNDQGQRLQVEMSWSTQPLRNQMMALLKEDARKAGVNLLLDAQQPTVSYRKVMEKRHKAVYTAWAVTPPFPRYFQFFHSENAFDEKGNKVQQTNNLMMYSDPEMDRLCEAVRFAKTKDELKDAAWKVQNIVHDEALFIPALKNSYSRLAHWRWMKWPDTKYYEFCSPITAIPSESYLYWIDEELKEETLRAKKDGVKLPEKNNLFDLYRDGIPSVEILEQREVKKN from the coding sequence ATGAAGTTTTTTCTCGCTATCACACTCTTCGCATCACTGGTCCTCATGTCTACCTCTTGTAAGAAAGAGGTAGTCGTAGTTGAGCGCGAGTCTCGTTTTGAGCCTTTTGTGAAGAAATACAACCGTCACATCAGTGAGTGGCTGAAAGAAAAGCACAAAGCAGCTAAGGAGACTGAGGCAGAGATTCGTGAGAAAATTGCGAAGGCTGAGACTCCCAAGCAGAAGGCTAAGTTGGAAAAGGAATTAGCCAATCACATGCGTGAAGTTGAGAAATACGAATATCGTATCTCTCTTGGCGATTATTTTTCCTTCAAGACTCCAGGTGATCTGCCAGAAGGTCTGGTATGGGAAAATGGGATGGATAACCCTGTTATCGGTGATCCAGCTGCCAAGAAGGGCGGAACTTTTAATACATGGATTTTGGATTACCCTCCGTCCTTAAGAGCCTTTGGTCCTAATTCTAATAATAGCTTCCGAAGTGAGCTATACGACAATATTGAGATCGGTCTGGTAGGTATGCATCCAATTACAGGTGGCTTTATTCCCGGTGTGGCTAAGGAATGGGCTCTAGGTGAGGATGGAAAGACTGTATTCTTTAAGTTGGATCCTGATGCAACTTACACTGATGGTGTACAGGTTAAGGCTAAGGATTTCATGTTCTACCTCTATGTAAGGCTGTCTGATGATGTTTCTGCTCCTTTCCAGAAGCAGTATTTCAAAGAGCAGTTTGCAAATATTACGGTTTATGACGAGAGCACTTTGTCTATCAGTTTGCCTGAACCAAAGCCATTGTTACCCTTTTTTGTAAATATCACTCCTGCTCCTCCACATTTCTACAGTGAATATGGTCCAGACTTTGCTGAGAGGTACAATTGGCGCGTGCAACCTACGACGGGTGCTTATACTGTTGACCCTAAGGATATAAAGAAAGGTCGCAGTATTAGTCTTACCCGCGTGAAGGATTGGTGGGCTAAGGACAAGAAGTTCTACAAGTACTCTTATAACGTGGACAAAATTTTCTATTTGAAAATTGCGGAGCCATCCAAAGCATTTGAATTATTCCGTTTGGGTAAGCTTGATAGTTATAGTCTAGGTGACCCTAACTACTGGTATGATCGCATGGAAATCCCTGAGTACTTCAATGGTTATATTGAAAAAGTGCAGTTCTACAACGTCTACCCTAGGCCTCCATGGGGCTTTCATCTCAATGTAGCGGAGAAGCCTTTGGACGATAAGAATATTCGTATTGGTCTCTCTCATGCTTTGAACTTCGATAAAGTGAACACTATCATTTATCGTGGTGATTCTGAGCGTCTCAAGCAGTTTAGTGAGGGGTTCCAGGAATTTACGGATCCTAGTATCGAGCCGCGTGAGTACTCAGTAGTGAAGGCAGAGGAAGCCTTCTCTAAGGCAGGGTATACTAAGCGTGATAGTGAAGGTTTCTTGGTGAATGATCAGGGGCAAAGACTTCAGGTTGAGATGTCTTGGTCCACGCAACCATTACGAAATCAAATGATGGCCTTGCTGAAGGAAGATGCGCGGAAGGCTGGTGTGAATCTTCTACTAGATGCCCAGCAGCCTACTGTCAGCTACCGCAAAGTGATGGAGAAGCGCCATAAGGCAGTTTATACAGCTTGGGCGGTCACACCTCCTTTTCCTCGTTACTTCCAGTTCTTCCATTCGGAGAACGCATTTGATGAAAAAGGTAACAAGGTGCAGCAGACGAATAATCTGATGATGTACAGTGATCCTGAGATGGACCGCTTGTGTGAGGCCGTTCGCTTCGCTAAGACCAAAGATGAACTAAAAGATGCAGCATGGAAAGTGCAGAACATTGTTCATGATGAAGCACTATTCATCCCCGCATTGAAGAATAGTTATTCAAGACTAGCACATTGGAGGTGGATGAAGTGGCCTGACACAAAATATTATGAGTTCTGCTCACCGATTACAGCTATTCCCAGTGAAAGCTATTTATATTGGATTGATGAAGAGCTGAAGGAAGAGACTCTCAGAGCCAAGAAGGATGGAGTCAAACTTCCTGAAAAGAATAACCTCTTCGATCTCTATCGAGATGGCATTCCATCAGTTGAGATATTGGAGCAGCGTGAAGTCAAAAAGAACTAA